Sequence from the Miscanthus floridulus cultivar M001 chromosome 16, ASM1932011v1, whole genome shotgun sequence genome:
GTCGAAGCCGAACCGCAACGCAAATAAACGTCTCGACAGAGAGACGACGCATATCTGATCCGTCGTCCGTCGGCcaaacaaagaaaagaaaaaagaacgcACCATTCCCCATCCTCTTCATCGCTCGCTCCGTCCCGACGCGGCGGCGGAATCGGCGGCGGCGCCTCCCGCGGTCCGTCCGCTCTCCGCCCCCTTGTCCTCTTGCGCTTGCTTCGCTTTCTTCTTCGTCTCCCGCCCGCTCTGCTGCTGCGTCTCTCCCGTGCTGTCGATCTTGTACCTGACGCGGCGCTCGCCGACCTCCACGACGCGTCGCTTGATGTCTCTGACCTCAGCGCCCATGTCGCGGCGGATCTTGGCCCTCCTGAGCAGGCCGAGCCCCCTGTCGATGAGGCCCCTCAGGCCCTGGAGGAGGTCCCTGTCCccgggcggcgccggcgccggcgcgtggTGGTGCACGCGCACGAGGAAGGCTTCCACGCAGTCCTCCACGTCGTAGGAGAGCTCCCGGATCTCCCACGCCCACAGACTGTCCTGCGCGTCGGGCGGCCGGTCCGCCGGCGCCTCGGAGATCTGGAGGAGCGCGGCCTCCATGCTCTCCAGCTCCGCCTTGAGGAACGCGACGTCGTCCCGGACGCTCGCCTGCAGCTGGTACTCCCGCGTCAGCAGGTCGCCCAGCATGGGTAGCAGCGTGCTCACCGCGCCGGTCACAACGTCGGTGCGCTGCTAACTGCTCTGCGCGTCCGGCCGCCGCTGTACGCCGCAGCGACGGAGCTTGTTTTGGGTTCGTTGTTGGAGAACAGGGATTTGGGTCCGTGACTTTTTTCCCTGTAGGTGACTCAAATGAGGAATATGTCTCATGTTTGCGCTCTCATGGTTGGAGACGGTCTTAGTGTGAGAACGCAGGAAGAAACTGGCCATGACTCGAGAGAGAACGGATGGGCACAAGCACAGTCCAGGTCCATGCATGGATGGAAATGAGGAGGTTGCTTCCTTGCTGGTACAGTGATATCAAGCACTGTGCACGTCATCATCAAATTAAATTCATCCACCAAAGACCAGACCAAACCAAACCAAAAGGCTGCGCAACCATGTGCCCGTTGATCCTAGAGTGTGCACTGACCACTGCTTTTATTTATCACGAGACGAGGTTTCTTCAAAGTAACTGTGGATCCTAGTACTACAACGTACAGGCTCCTCGATGACAAAAATCAGAGTGTGCCCCCTTCCGGGAGGGGAGAGCGGACCACTGGAGCTCCCCGTGAACGGCACGCTGCAATCAGATTGATTGATAATAAGTACTAATAAACATGAGAATCATCCACACGTAACACGTTTATCatcattggaccaaaagtaaattgattgattttttttttttttgctctaacGACCAGATAAAATATTAGTTGTAATTCATTCATAACGTACAAGTTAGGGTCTGCTATTTGATACTAGCTGATTGCTAGCTACCTAAAAATTAGCTAAAATCACCTCTAGTGTATAAACTAGTGTTTACAAGATCCCCAATAGCACCTCATGTTCTGCGTGAGAGCGATTTTTTAGGATTTAACGGCGTTGTGCTTTCGGTGGTAGACGACGTTTCCGTCGACAGCGAGACGTCTGtggtgacttcatcaatctcgAGGATTTTCTGGCTCAGTCTTTGAAGATGATCATAAGGGTAGGGTTTACGTGCGTACATTCATAGGGGTGGATGTATGTGTGTTGTGAGTGTCTGTGTTGTACTGTTTAATTCGAAAAAGAAAAGCATAAGAGCTAATAGTTAGGCTAATCTTTTAACTGAAAAACACGCATAAAAATAAAAGAAAGCTAgaattttgtattttttttcttttaaaagtCTTTAACTGATTGTTATAACTAACCGTGACCAAGCTCCAAACAAGAAGATCAGAGTCTAAGGTGGTGCACGCTGGCTGCACAACACAGCTCAATGCCGCCGCTGCTACGAGCTCTCCGTGAGAACCCAATCCACCACCACATTTGCGGCACATCATCAATTCGTCAAAAAAAAAAGGCTGTCCGCCATGTGCCATGGGCCATGGCCCCATGTGCTCTTAGGTACGGCCAAGCGTGGCGAGTCCAGTGACGACTGCTTTACTACGAGTCACTGTGCTCCTATCTCTACTGAACGCACTAGTTTAATAGCAGCAAAAAATCAGAGTGTTGCCCAAAGGACCTGTGGTTTAGTGGTAGGGTTGTCTAGAAAAACGCTACTTAAAACCTAGTGATTGCATCTTTTTCtataaaattttcagaattttcaAGGTACACGCACGCGTACGCGTTTTCCGTGCACAAGAGGCGTCATCTTCTTTGTGTGTGTACGGACGCGCACGCGTGTATACGTGTGGTGTGTGTGGAGTGTGTGAGTTCAAGTTATACCGATAAAAAAAATTAGAGTGTGAGCCCCACGGCTCACCGAAAGTGGGAAGGGGGCAGCCTTATGGCTGATTGCAATCAGATCATGTTTAGTACAATCAGATCATCGCTTCCTTGCTGTGACAGTGGGTGGGTTTTTGCCTTTGTCCACTCCTGGAGAGGTCATGGATCGGAGGTGAAGCGTGCGAGGTTGTGCTGCACAAGCCATGTGCATGCCTAGTAGGAGTGCTTTTATCACGACAGGTTTCTTCAAAGCCACTGTGTATCCCAGTACTACTCTTTCTCCCTTAATATTAGTCGCCACGATTTACGTGTCGATAACTTTAACTCGATTTAttaaaaatacgtgcaacatttttatctctaaataaatttattaaaaaactagatttaaatatatatctaacgatactaattatgtatcataaatattaatattttttaatatatatttaatcaaagttgtttATTTAAAAACGAAAACGACATATATTTAAGGACCGAGGGATTAGGACGCACAGGCTCCTCCACGACGAAAACCAGAGTGTGGGCCCCCTGGAGGGGAGAGAGGGCCACTGGAGCTCCGTGAACGGCACGCTGCAATCAGATAGTATTTAGGGAGTAGCATTTGATTGATGAGTACTAATAAAAACGAGATTCATCATACCTAACACAGGTGACATGTTTATCATCACTAGACCAAAAGTAAATTGATTGATTGCTCTAACGaccaaataaaataatagatgTAACTGATTGCTAACGTACAAGTTAATAATTTAGAACCTATTTGATACCAGAGGTAATTACTCTGCCGGCCGGGTGATAGGGGCCACGGGCGTCTCAGGCAGGCGTGCGAGCGGGCCTCAGGCGGTGCACAGCCAGGAGATCACCCATAAGAAGCGGGGGGCTCTGGGGTGCTAGGGTTAGGCCACCGGTGACTTGCTGTGGGGACCCAGAGTCCCAGAAGGCGTGGTCGGCCTCCAGGCGGGCGAGCGAGCGAGCCTCAGGCGGCGCGCCGCTGGCAGATCACCCCATGAGAAGACAACCGgggatcggggggggggggggcggctagggttaggcTACTGGTGACATGTTGTGCGGACCGAGAGTCCTAGATGGCGCGGGCGTCCTCTAGGCTTCGCGCGTCGCGTCCCTAGGCGGGCGCGTGGGTAGGCCTTAGGTGGTGACTTGTGGTGTCATCTCACTTGAagagtataaagatggcactAGTGAAGGTTCGCAGCAATGGCACACTAGGGGCGGTGGCGACTTGACAACTTCCACTCATCGAATCTGGCCGTTTCAGGATAGGATGTCGGGGAGCAGGGATGCGTCGAGGTCAtagtttctttttttccttttgtgTTGTGTGTTCTCCTCTTTGGCCTTattcgtttgtcttataatccatactttttggc
This genomic interval carries:
- the LOC136513670 gene encoding disease resistance protein PIK6-NP-like, with amino-acid sequence MLGDLLTREYQLQASVRDDVAFLKAELESMEAALLQISEAPADRPPDAQDSLWAWEIRELSYDVEDCVEAFLVRVHHHAPAPAPPGDRDLLQGLRGLIDRGLGLLRRAKIRRDMGAEVRDIKRRVVEVGERRVRYKIDSTGETQQQSGRETKKKAKQAQEDKGAESGRTAGGAAADSAAASGRSER